A single region of the Thermoleophilum album genome encodes:
- the folP gene encoding dihydropteroate synthase, producing MGVLNAGPDSFSDPGSRDLHRIVEQGLRLYEDGADLIDVGGESGRTDRPPVPVEVEIERVEPVVRELARHGVPVSIDTWRAPVAKAALAAGAVMVNDMSALSDPEMLPLCARSNAALVLCHTTVPPKQELPDDEPRGDITAEVLGTLAAMRDRANEAGIANDRLLVDPGLDVGKTPYQSVRILRQLERLHELGCPVLLACSRKDFIGALCNRRPSERLGGTLAAVLRAVEAGVQVVRVHDVAQTLDFLRVWAAVVGGEPVDPDLRLEPHLRRESGPVVVA from the coding sequence ATGGGTGTACTAAACGCAGGCCCGGACTCGTTCTCGGACCCCGGGTCTCGCGACCTTCACCGCATCGTCGAGCAGGGACTGCGGCTGTACGAAGACGGCGCCGATCTGATCGACGTCGGGGGCGAGTCGGGGCGTACCGATCGCCCGCCGGTACCGGTCGAGGTCGAGATCGAGCGCGTCGAGCCAGTCGTGCGCGAACTCGCGCGACATGGCGTACCCGTCTCGATCGACACCTGGCGGGCGCCGGTCGCGAAGGCGGCGCTTGCCGCCGGGGCCGTGATGGTCAACGACATGAGTGCCCTCTCAGATCCCGAAATGCTCCCGCTGTGCGCGCGCTCGAACGCCGCTCTCGTCCTCTGTCACACCACGGTCCCGCCGAAACAGGAACTGCCCGACGACGAGCCGCGCGGCGACATCACAGCCGAGGTCTTGGGCACCTTGGCAGCGATGCGCGACCGCGCGAACGAAGCCGGCATCGCGAACGACCGCCTCCTCGTCGATCCCGGTCTCGACGTGGGCAAGACTCCGTACCAGTCAGTGCGAATACTCCGGCAGCTCGAGCGGCTGCACGAGCTCGGCTGTCCGGTACTGCTCGCCTGCTCGCGCAAAGACTTCATTGGTGCGCTCTGCAATCGCCGTCCGAGCGAGCGCCTGGGTGGCACACTCGCCGCCGTCCTCCGCGCCGTAGAAGCGGGCGTGCAGGTAGTGAGGGTCCACGACGTAGCGCAAACGCTGGACTTCCTCCGTGTCTGGGCAGCGGTAGTCGGTGGCGAGCCGGTCGACCCTGACTTGCGTCTCGAACCGCACCTGCGGCGGGAATCAGGGCCGGTAGTGGTCGCCTAG
- a CDS encoding phosphatase PAP2 family protein, whose protein sequence is MPSGAESRGFDPAPVALVACALVFCALAVFAYSVRLGETTDARALGALAAAVGGRSERLAEAVVALGDPLPVALASGSLASLAVARGSRRDALLVLAVVGGAAVLGQVAKTILAHPRPEANAYGVFVQPRALPSGHATGAMALALAATLAVPDRLRTAVAGLGGGFALAVGLATVVLGWHFPSDVAAGFLFAGTWALALVWAVSGRRLPSARAGMALPVLLGRVRQTLAVAVAAALALGAGGLAVARPDPLAVARFAFDHPSVLAWLALVVVCASAVPAATVAALAAGRPRTRRVLPIAAALALALLAGGCGSERATGGGRVEVFALGGREVAPPRTVRAPATVSATRPAPAEGSTIRFVPYVNGLRVADPRRFRIAAGDRVQWLRVPAGTAPPPAVVAAYPQPLAQGFEGERLPVRLECAVPSSKACGLARERLADAGIPVSRSLPGTSAASASVRVVVGAWRDIARLRTVALLGTRQTPLGAFFAAPDKLVLLAADGAVRMRLARGAGLVAAVVDTSRAKEPGEGFAYVVTGTDERGTERAAALLGSPRLTRAVAVAVTASGALRLPRP, encoded by the coding sequence ATGCCGAGCGGGGCAGAGAGCCGGGGCTTCGATCCAGCGCCCGTCGCGCTGGTCGCGTGCGCGCTGGTGTTTTGCGCACTCGCCGTCTTCGCCTACTCGGTGAGGTTGGGCGAGACGACCGATGCCCGCGCTCTCGGCGCGCTCGCCGCTGCGGTCGGCGGGCGCAGCGAGCGCCTCGCCGAGGCGGTCGTCGCGCTCGGCGATCCGCTTCCCGTCGCTCTCGCCTCGGGATCGCTCGCCTCGCTCGCAGTGGCGCGAGGTTCGCGCCGCGACGCGCTGCTCGTGCTCGCTGTGGTCGGTGGCGCCGCGGTGCTCGGCCAGGTCGCAAAAACGATCCTTGCGCATCCGCGCCCGGAGGCGAATGCCTACGGCGTGTTCGTGCAACCGCGCGCGTTGCCGAGCGGCCACGCGACGGGGGCCATGGCGCTGGCTCTTGCAGCCACCTTGGCGGTGCCCGACCGGCTGCGAACGGCCGTCGCGGGGTTGGGCGGGGGTTTCGCGCTGGCAGTGGGGCTCGCCACCGTCGTTCTCGGCTGGCACTTTCCGAGCGACGTCGCCGCGGGTTTCCTGTTCGCGGGCACGTGGGCGCTTGCGCTCGTCTGGGCCGTGTCAGGACGGCGTCTGCCCAGCGCTCGCGCCGGGATGGCGCTGCCCGTGCTGCTAGGGAGAGTGCGGCAAACGCTCGCCGTCGCGGTCGCCGCCGCCCTGGCGCTCGGAGCCGGCGGACTCGCCGTCGCTCGCCCCGACCCGCTGGCGGTCGCGCGCTTCGCTTTCGATCACCCTTCCGTGCTGGCGTGGCTCGCACTCGTGGTCGTTTGCGCGAGTGCGGTGCCAGCGGCGACGGTGGCTGCGCTCGCTGCTGGCCGTCCGCGCACGCGCCGGGTGCTGCCGATAGCGGCAGCGCTCGCACTCGCTCTGCTCGCAGGGGGATGCGGTAGCGAGCGTGCCACCGGCGGTGGGCGCGTCGAGGTCTTCGCGCTCGGCGGCCGCGAGGTCGCGCCGCCCCGCACCGTGCGTGCTCCCGCGACCGTATCTGCCACCCGGCCGGCGCCGGCCGAGGGGTCCACGATCCGTTTCGTTCCCTACGTGAACGGCCTGCGCGTAGCCGATCCACGCCGTTTCCGCATCGCCGCTGGCGACCGCGTCCAGTGGCTGCGCGTTCCCGCCGGAACGGCGCCGCCGCCGGCTGTGGTCGCTGCTTACCCGCAGCCGCTGGCCCAGGGGTTCGAGGGCGAGCGGCTGCCTGTGCGCCTAGAGTGCGCGGTGCCTTCGTCTAAGGCGTGCGGCCTCGCGCGGGAGCGACTGGCGGACGCTGGCATCCCGGTGAGCAGGTCGCTCCCCGGCACGTCGGCCGCGAGCGCCAGCGTGCGCGTCGTCGTCGGCGCCTGGCGCGACATCGCGCGCTTGCGAACGGTCGCGCTCCTCGGCACGCGGCAAACACCGCTCGGGGCGTTCTTCGCCGCTCCCGACAAGCTCGTTCTACTCGCCGCCGACGGCGCGGTGCGTATGCGGCTCGCTCGCGGTGCCGGACTCGTCGCCGCGGTCGTCGACACGAGCCGCGCGAAAGAACCCGGCGAGGGCTTCGCGTATGTCGTCACCGGCACCGACGAGCGCGGCACCGAGCGTGCGGCCGCCCTGCTCGGCTCGCCCCGACTCACTCGTGCCGTTGCAGTCGCGGTCACGGCGAGCGGAGCGCTCAGGCTGCCGCGCCCGTAA
- the rpiA gene encoding ribose 5-phosphate isomerase A — translation MASGGDLSTPARDAAARAALALVPRGGLVALGSGRAVWRLCELIAGERAPAERPRAVVASERTRAVCENLGIAVADLDGREHPARAFDGADEVDPDLRLLKGAGGALLRERIAAAAAGELVVMVEEEKLVGRLGERFPLPVEIVRFGWRATLARLATLLAEPRLRCTEEGEPFVTDEGHFLVDGRIPPTADLDGLARALRETPGVCDHGLFLSEAALVLVGDANGSVRELGREPLRRRGT, via the coding sequence GTGGCTAGCGGCGGCGACCTTTCGACCCCGGCGCGCGACGCGGCGGCGCGCGCGGCGCTAGCGCTCGTGCCGCGCGGCGGTCTCGTGGCGCTCGGCTCGGGCCGGGCCGTGTGGCGCCTCTGCGAGCTGATCGCTGGCGAGCGCGCGCCCGCGGAGCGCCCCCGTGCCGTGGTGGCGTCGGAGCGCACGCGCGCGGTGTGCGAGAACCTCGGTATCGCGGTCGCCGACCTCGACGGCCGCGAGCACCCGGCGCGCGCCTTCGACGGTGCCGACGAGGTCGACCCCGATCTGCGACTGCTCAAAGGGGCGGGCGGCGCGCTCCTGCGGGAACGGATCGCCGCGGCGGCCGCCGGCGAGCTGGTCGTGATGGTCGAGGAGGAGAAACTCGTCGGCCGCCTGGGCGAGCGCTTCCCGTTGCCGGTGGAGATCGTCCGGTTCGGCTGGCGCGCGACGCTCGCGCGGCTCGCCACGCTTCTCGCCGAGCCACGCCTGCGCTGCACGGAGGAAGGAGAGCCGTTCGTGACCGACGAGGGGCACTTCCTCGTCGACGGGCGGATCCCGCCCACAGCCGACCTCGACGGCCTGGCACGGGCGCTGCGCGAGACGCCCGGTGTGTGCGACCACGGGCTCTTTCTGAGCGAAGCGGCGCTTGTCCTCGTCGGCGATGCCAACGGCAGCGTGCGCGAGCTGGGCCGGGAGCCGTTGCGGCGACGCGGTACCTGA
- a CDS encoding response regulator transcription factor: MRPLPASERTASELHSEKRPLLLVEDDDRLRTFLRDNLAADGFGVIEARGVREALARAHVHPPALALLDLALGEEDGLAFLDAVRCGDGAARRIDPELPVIVVSGRGSPPERLRGLVRGADDYVVKPFAYEELVARIQAVLRRCEGRRRQGLIAYGELCIDPERRRVTLAGAEVRLTVKEYALLVTLARDPERVFTKEELLRDVWGFRSPGRTRTLDAHACRLRAKLAASPRRWIASVRGVGYRLAEPC, from the coding sequence GTGCGCCCTCTACCAGCAAGCGAACGCACCGCTTCCGAGCTGCACAGCGAAAAGCGGCCGCTTTTGCTCGTCGAGGACGACGATCGCCTGCGCACCTTCTTGCGCGACAACCTCGCCGCCGACGGATTCGGCGTGATCGAAGCCCGCGGCGTGCGCGAAGCGCTTGCCCGCGCCCACGTCCACCCGCCGGCGCTCGCGCTGCTCGACCTCGCGCTCGGCGAGGAGGACGGGCTTGCCTTCCTCGACGCCGTCCGCTGCGGCGACGGTGCGGCACGGCGGATCGACCCCGAGCTGCCGGTGATCGTGGTGAGCGGGCGCGGCTCTCCGCCGGAGCGGCTGCGGGGCCTTGTGCGCGGCGCCGACGACTACGTCGTGAAACCGTTCGCCTACGAGGAGCTCGTGGCACGCATCCAAGCGGTCTTGCGTCGCTGCGAAGGGCGTCGGCGCCAAGGGCTGATCGCGTACGGCGAGCTGTGCATCGACCCCGAGCGGCGGCGCGTGACGTTGGCAGGCGCGGAGGTGCGGCTCACGGTCAAGGAGTACGCGCTGCTCGTGACGCTGGCGCGCGACCCAGAGCGTGTGTTCACCAAGGAAGAGCTGTTGCGCGACGTGTGGGGGTTCCGCTCGCCGGGACGCACGCGCACGCTCGACGCGCACGCCTGCCGGTTGCGTGCCAAGCTCGCCGCCTCGCCGCGGCGCTGGATTGCGAGCGTGCGCGGCGTCGGCTACCGCCTTGCCGAGCCATGTTGA
- a CDS encoding ATP-binding protein, translated as MDRARGAADRRLAECEHELRAVCQVLRLSPLAPALAAEVGRLEAVAAALAELASVPCEAHSDSVREIRTASDDNALGRQLATARGRRPRRGAGSLLATACGALAARAHSLPYDEVVLRCIAPGAESAADPATLGALFANLLDNAVRHGRGSLRIAITPAPTDGGRSFAAVEVANTVAPHGAGGATARIPPRRRGGLGLRIAADAVRGVGGELTARDEGGEFRVRALVPLLRDATREWPATLPATGAAM; from the coding sequence GTGGACCGGGCAAGGGGCGCCGCCGATCGCAGATTGGCCGAGTGCGAGCACGAGCTGCGCGCCGTCTGCCAGGTGCTGCGCCTCTCGCCGCTAGCGCCCGCGCTTGCCGCCGAGGTCGGGCGCCTCGAAGCGGTCGCGGCTGCGCTTGCCGAACTCGCTTCGGTGCCGTGCGAGGCCCATTCCGATTCGGTGCGCGAAATTCGCACGGCGAGCGACGACAACGCGCTCGGGCGGCAGCTCGCGACGGCCCGCGGGCGTCGCCCGCGCCGCGGCGCCGGCTCGCTGCTCGCAACCGCTTGCGGGGCGTTGGCGGCACGGGCGCACTCGCTGCCGTACGACGAGGTCGTGCTGCGTTGTATCGCGCCGGGCGCGGAAAGCGCGGCCGACCCAGCGACGCTCGGGGCTCTCTTCGCGAATCTGCTTGACAACGCGGTGCGCCACGGACGCGGGTCGCTGCGCATCGCGATCACGCCCGCGCCGACCGACGGCGGGCGTTCGTTCGCAGCTGTCGAGGTCGCGAACACGGTCGCGCCGCACGGTGCGGGAGGTGCCACTGCCCGCATTCCTCCGCGGCGGCGTGGTGGCCTCGGTTTGCGCATCGCGGCGGACGCTGTGCGTGGCGTCGGTGGGGAGCTGACAGCTCGGGACGAGGGTGGCGAGTTCCGGGTTCGTGCGCTCGTGCCGCTCCTCCGGGATGCGACCAGGGAGTGGCCAGCGACGCTGCCAGCCACCGGCGCGGCGATGTAG
- a CDS encoding SAF domain-containing protein, which produces MRALARKQRLRRGLAFLVASVVLAAFAVAEVERRTRAADEIAGPRLPLVRAVRDLPPGSRLRPSDVAVVGVPASFAPPSAFSDPRLVVGRRLRAPLLRGDPVTVAAFASQQSARGGRSLAPGQRLLELPVAGGSALDSVAAGARVDVLVSVEGGVDGGRTEVAVENAELAALRPLAAAAGEGDLGERSTAGASDDGAGARATHLATLVVSTRAAVRLTAAAVFAREVRLLVRPDSDERPVGPLAAGPGG; this is translated from the coding sequence ATGCGTGCGCTCGCCCGAAAACAGCGACTGCGCCGCGGCCTGGCCTTCCTCGTCGCGAGCGTGGTTCTGGCGGCGTTCGCTGTCGCCGAGGTCGAGCGCCGGACGCGCGCCGCCGACGAGATCGCCGGGCCGCGCCTCCCTCTCGTCCGCGCCGTGCGCGATCTGCCACCAGGCAGCCGGCTGCGCCCGAGCGATGTCGCCGTCGTCGGCGTGCCGGCCAGCTTCGCGCCGCCGAGCGCGTTCAGCGACCCCCGCCTCGTCGTCGGCAGGCGCCTGCGCGCCCCCCTGCTGCGCGGCGATCCCGTCACCGTCGCAGCGTTCGCGAGTCAGCAGAGCGCGCGCGGCGGCCGCTCGCTCGCACCCGGGCAGCGCCTGCTCGAGCTGCCCGTCGCGGGCGGCAGCGCGCTCGATTCGGTCGCAGCGGGGGCGCGCGTCGACGTGCTCGTCTCGGTCGAGGGCGGGGTCGATGGCGGACGGACCGAGGTTGCGGTCGAGAACGCCGAGCTCGCCGCGTTGCGACCGCTTGCCGCTGCTGCCGGGGAGGGGGACCTGGGCGAGCGGTCGACGGCGGGCGCGAGCGACGACGGTGCCGGCGCCCGCGCCACTCACCTGGCAACGCTCGTGGTTTCGACGCGGGCCGCCGTCCGTCTCACCGCGGCCGCCGTTTTCGCGCGCGAGGTGCGCCTGCTCGTGCGACCGGACAGCGACGAGCGGCCGGTCGGCCCTCTTGCCGCCGGCCCGGGAGGTTAA
- a CDS encoding Rho termination factor N-terminal domain-containing protein — MTVLHRSDLLASPLADLHALAAELGIEGYRTLRRSALVDAILERGSRAEEAQERLAAAGKLAGERSEVRASGTAGGDRGGAGSLMRSEAVGVVADAKGDVETGVRPEDAWGPGAGIDDLVGHERDTDNGVGEAGASRAGARGSAAARDRERAGRRRSGRRGGEPPSQLDASDEEVVPVAGRSAGEGTSGDQESLVSGVIDLLPNGSAFVRVDPTGPSRRDVYVSAAQARRCALRAGDEVTGRARPARRGERHPSLVRVESVAGGPAEPPLERPRFEELSARFPVERLRLGPPFDRVPVGYGSRVAVVGPPWSGRSTLLRRVARELCERRDATLPFAGLEAAPEAAIVVAALAGVRPEELGEWRAIEGLRLFGGSFDVPAENAAQAVELAAEYAKRWAERGRAAVLLLDSADAVAPDVARRVFQAGRSLEGAGSVTVFAACSERREELLAMATTRLALGEPPPHRPPGEELVVRYERSGTLRADLLA, encoded by the coding sequence ATGACAGTCCTCCACCGCTCCGATCTCTTGGCAAGTCCTCTCGCCGACCTCCACGCCCTGGCGGCGGAGCTCGGAATCGAGGGCTACCGAACACTGCGGCGCAGCGCGCTGGTGGACGCGATCCTCGAACGTGGCAGTCGTGCCGAGGAGGCGCAGGAGCGCTTGGCTGCGGCCGGCAAGCTAGCGGGCGAGCGCAGCGAGGTGCGGGCGAGCGGCACCGCCGGCGGCGACAGAGGAGGCGCGGGGTCGCTCATGCGATCCGAAGCTGTCGGTGTAGTCGCGGACGCCAAGGGCGACGTCGAGACAGGGGTGCGTCCCGAGGACGCGTGGGGTCCCGGTGCCGGTATCGACGACCTCGTCGGTCACGAGAGAGACACCGACAACGGCGTCGGCGAGGCGGGCGCGTCCCGCGCGGGCGCGCGTGGTTCGGCGGCGGCGCGCGATCGCGAACGTGCCGGACGCCGCCGGTCGGGAAGACGCGGAGGCGAGCCGCCCAGCCAGCTCGACGCCAGCGATGAAGAGGTGGTCCCCGTGGCGGGTCGCTCCGCAGGGGAAGGTACGTCCGGCGACCAGGAGTCGCTTGTGAGCGGTGTCATTGACCTCCTGCCGAACGGCAGCGCGTTCGTTCGCGTCGACCCGACCGGTCCCTCGCGCCGCGACGTCTACGTCTCGGCGGCGCAGGCGCGGCGCTGCGCGCTGCGTGCCGGCGATGAGGTGACGGGTCGTGCGCGGCCGGCGCGCCGGGGCGAGCGCCATCCCTCGCTCGTGCGCGTCGAGTCGGTAGCCGGCGGCCCCGCCGAGCCGCCGCTCGAGCGACCCCGCTTCGAGGAACTGTCGGCACGCTTCCCCGTCGAGCGCCTCCGCCTCGGCCCGCCGTTCGACCGCGTGCCGGTCGGCTACGGCTCGCGCGTCGCGGTCGTCGGCCCGCCGTGGAGCGGACGCAGCACGCTCCTGCGCCGAGTCGCCCGCGAGCTGTGCGAGCGGCGCGACGCGACGCTGCCGTTCGCCGGTCTCGAAGCCGCGCCCGAGGCAGCGATCGTGGTGGCGGCACTCGCCGGCGTCCGCCCCGAGGAGCTCGGCGAGTGGCGGGCGATCGAGGGTCTTCGCCTGTTCGGCGGCTCGTTCGACGTGCCGGCCGAGAACGCGGCGCAAGCGGTCGAGCTCGCGGCCGAATACGCCAAGCGCTGGGCCGAGCGAGGCCGCGCGGCCGTGCTGTTGCTGGACAGCGCCGATGCGGTCGCTCCCGACGTCGCGCGCCGGGTATTCCAGGCGGGGCGCAGCCTCGAGGGGGCGGGAAGCGTCACGGTGTTCGCAGCTTGCTCGGAGCGTCGCGAAGAGCTCCTCGCGATGGCGACGACCCGGCTCGCGCTCGGCGAGCCCCCTCCGCACCGCCCGCCGGGCGAGGAGCTTGTCGTTCGCTACGAGCGCTCGGGCACCCTGCGCGCTGACCTGCTTGCCTGA
- a CDS encoding thioesterase family protein has protein sequence MPGTAVFEHRGDGVYVASEYARGPWDPRAQHGGAPAALIVRVLEQLDPDPDLQLARVTYELVRPVPLGELHLETSVLRRGRRVHLLEATLADAAGKPLVLARALRVARAEVTRLPVEDHPPPPPDAGELADDQEARATIPGVVRPMFGGDALEIRFVRGSFAEPGPATAWFRLRVPLVAGEAPSPLVRLAAAADFPNGIGASVPWSQFTFLNPDLTLTIEREPEGEWVCLDAAMRVHAGGVGVAEATLYDRSGRVGRAVQSVLVQRR, from the coding sequence ATGCCAGGGACGGCAGTCTTCGAGCACCGCGGCGACGGCGTCTACGTAGCGAGCGAGTATGCGCGCGGACCGTGGGATCCCCGCGCCCAGCACGGCGGCGCGCCGGCGGCGCTGATCGTGCGCGTCCTCGAGCAGCTCGACCCCGACCCCGACCTGCAACTTGCGCGCGTCACCTACGAGCTTGTGCGTCCCGTGCCGCTCGGCGAGTTGCATCTCGAGACCTCGGTCCTGCGTCGCGGCCGGCGCGTCCACTTGCTCGAGGCGACGCTCGCCGATGCTGCGGGCAAGCCGCTGGTGCTAGCCCGGGCGCTGCGGGTCGCGCGAGCCGAGGTGACGAGATTGCCGGTAGAGGACCACCCGCCGCCTCCGCCCGACGCGGGCGAGCTCGCCGACGACCAGGAGGCGCGCGCGACGATTCCCGGTGTCGTGCGCCCGATGTTCGGCGGCGACGCGCTCGAGATCCGCTTCGTACGCGGCTCGTTCGCCGAACCCGGGCCGGCGACAGCATGGTTTCGCTTGCGCGTGCCGCTTGTCGCGGGTGAAGCGCCCTCGCCGCTTGTGCGACTGGCGGCGGCCGCCGACTTCCCGAACGGCATCGGCGCGAGCGTTCCTTGGTCGCAGTTCACGTTCCTCAACCCCGACCTCACGCTGACGATCGAACGCGAGCCCGAGGGCGAATGGGTGTGCTTGGACGCGGCGATGCGCGTGCACGCCGGCGGCGTCGGCGTCGCCGAGGCCACCCTCTACGACCGCAGCGGCCGTGTGGGGCGTGCCGTCCAGTCGGTGCTGGTTCAGCGGCGGTAG
- a CDS encoding glycerol-3-phosphate dehydrogenase/oxidase yields MIDRTTALETIAGEEFDVVVVGGGVTGAGVALDAAARGFTVALVEREDYAAGTSSRSSKLVHGGLRYLRQFELGLVREALLERALMVKLAPHLVRPLPLVVAAFDGKRPDRLIGVGLNMYDVMAWHRGRRSKGEDEWSPERHRTIGGDEVSELLPALASRRPSGGYLFYDCQTDDARLVLTILGEAERYGAVCANRVEARTVLRRSGRAVGVRVVDVETGGEFDVRARHVVNATGVWADRLPADELRDLPGAPRIRPSRGTHVLVARERLPVVAGAIVPAGDGRSIFVLPWLSRTLIGTTDRDYTGALDHVPPADEDIAYLLDAVNEFFGSDLSPDDLVGAFAGVRPLVGGDDRSSVDISRRAELFESPSGVVTITGGKLTTWRRMAAAVVDRLVEREGRRAPCRTDEIPLGMPIDPRLLPEVEGVSGESKSHLAARYGHAAREVLALAASDRELAVPIVAGAPDLLAEVAWAARREQARSLADVFLRRTRLGLTHASGVAADSVAARRAATVFARELGRDTIALERELRGWQEVANAEGLANWRAAPGTSSSRTSPAGVRT; encoded by the coding sequence GTGATCGACCGCACCACTGCGCTCGAGACGATCGCCGGCGAGGAGTTCGATGTCGTCGTCGTCGGTGGCGGCGTGACGGGCGCCGGGGTGGCGCTTGACGCAGCGGCGCGCGGTTTTACGGTAGCGCTCGTCGAGCGCGAGGACTACGCGGCCGGCACGTCGAGCCGCTCGTCGAAGCTCGTGCACGGCGGCCTGCGCTACCTGCGACAGTTCGAGCTCGGTCTGGTGCGCGAGGCGCTGCTCGAGCGGGCGCTGATGGTGAAGCTCGCGCCGCACCTCGTTCGCCCGCTGCCGCTGGTGGTCGCGGCCTTCGACGGCAAACGGCCCGACCGGCTGATCGGCGTCGGTTTGAACATGTACGACGTGATGGCCTGGCACCGCGGCCGCCGCAGCAAGGGGGAGGACGAGTGGAGCCCCGAGCGGCACCGGACGATCGGGGGCGACGAGGTGAGCGAGCTCTTGCCGGCGCTCGCGTCCCGACGCCCGAGCGGCGGCTACCTGTTCTACGACTGCCAGACCGACGACGCGCGGCTCGTCCTGACGATCCTCGGCGAAGCCGAGCGCTACGGGGCGGTGTGCGCGAACCGTGTCGAGGCGAGGACTGTGCTGCGCCGAAGCGGGCGCGCCGTCGGCGTGCGCGTGGTCGACGTCGAGACCGGCGGCGAGTTCGACGTGCGCGCCCGCCACGTCGTCAACGCGACCGGTGTGTGGGCCGACCGGCTGCCGGCCGACGAGCTCCGCGACCTGCCCGGCGCGCCGCGCATCCGGCCGAGCCGCGGTACCCACGTGCTCGTGGCGCGTGAGCGGCTACCGGTCGTGGCAGGGGCGATCGTTCCCGCCGGCGACGGCCGCTCGATCTTCGTGCTGCCCTGGCTCAGCCGGACGCTGATCGGGACCACCGACCGCGACTACACAGGTGCGCTCGATCACGTGCCGCCCGCCGACGAGGACATCGCTTACCTCCTCGACGCGGTCAACGAGTTTTTCGGCAGCGACCTCTCGCCGGACGATCTGGTCGGCGCGTTCGCCGGCGTGCGACCGCTCGTCGGCGGCGACGACCGCAGCTCGGTCGACATCTCGCGCCGCGCCGAACTCTTCGAATCGCCGTCGGGCGTCGTGACGATCACCGGTGGCAAGCTGACGACCTGGCGGCGCATGGCGGCGGCGGTGGTCGACCGCCTGGTCGAGCGCGAGGGCCGCCGCGCACCCTGTCGCACCGACGAGATCCCGCTCGGGATGCCGATCGATCCACGCCTGCTGCCCGAGGTCGAGGGCGTGAGCGGCGAATCGAAGAGCCATCTCGCTGCGCGCTACGGTCATGCCGCGCGCGAAGTGCTGGCGCTCGCCGCGAGCGACCGCGAGCTCGCCGTCCCGATCGTTGCCGGCGCGCCCGACCTCCTCGCCGAGGTGGCGTGGGCAGCGCGTCGCGAGCAGGCGCGCTCGCTCGCCGACGTCTTTCTTCGGCGCACGCGGTTGGGGTTGACGCACGCCAGTGGTGTGGCGGCTGACAGCGTCGCCGCCCGTCGCGCCGCAACGGTCTTCGCGCGGGAACTCGGTCGCGACACCATCGCGCTCGAGCGCGAGCTGCGGGGCTGGCAGGAGGTCGCGAACGCTGAAGGGCTCGCGAATTGGCGAGCGGCTCCCGGCACCTCTTCCAGCCGAACCTCACCGGCCGGGGTGCGCACGTGA